In Ochrobactrum sp. Marseille-Q0166, a single genomic region encodes these proteins:
- a CDS encoding metallophosphoesterase, with product MLIIQITDTHLSPTKSHFNSNWSPLVDWIADQKPDLIIHTGDFTIDGAGGEDDLIFCHELLADLPAPTLCLPGNHDIGHLPASRQPVDGKRLQRWRTHFGPEFWSLNFGQWLLIGLNSLILGSGTPLEEEQFHWLERTLNEGEGRPVAVFAHKPLFIDALEEGDTGLWGVPPIPRQRLSDLFARHNVQLHASGHLHRAWSGEANGTRYIWAPSAGFVAHAIDRELPGERIVGAVIHDLDNAALSEIVEIDSLTHHVIDEVMHEVYPYNLKRDAHQSKTVA from the coding sequence TTGCTGATCATCCAGATTACCGACACGCATCTCAGTCCGACCAAGTCGCATTTCAACAGCAACTGGTCTCCTCTCGTTGACTGGATAGCGGATCAGAAGCCGGATCTCATCATCCATACAGGCGATTTCACAATAGACGGCGCTGGCGGCGAGGATGATCTGATCTTCTGTCATGAGCTGTTAGCCGATCTTCCGGCCCCCACGCTCTGCCTTCCGGGCAATCACGACATTGGTCATCTACCTGCAAGCCGTCAGCCGGTTGATGGCAAACGCCTGCAACGCTGGCGGACGCATTTTGGCCCGGAATTCTGGTCGCTGAATTTCGGACAATGGCTGCTCATTGGTCTCAATAGCCTCATTCTTGGTAGTGGCACACCGCTCGAGGAAGAGCAGTTTCACTGGCTGGAACGGACATTGAACGAAGGTGAAGGCCGACCGGTTGCCGTTTTCGCGCACAAGCCCTTGTTTATCGACGCGCTTGAGGAAGGAGACACCGGCCTATGGGGTGTCCCACCCATACCACGTCAACGCCTGTCTGACCTCTTTGCACGTCATAATGTGCAGCTTCATGCCAGTGGTCACCTGCATAGAGCATGGTCAGGGGAAGCGAACGGAACCCGCTATATATGGGCGCCTTCGGCAGGCTTCGTCGCCCATGCAATTGATCGCGAGCTGCCAGGTGAGCGCATTGTCGGGGCTGTAATTCATGATCTTGATAATGCGGCACTCAGTGAGATCGTTGAGATCGATAGCCTGACGCATCATGTGATTGATGAGGTGATGCATGAGGTTTATCCGTACAATCTCAAACGGGATGCACATCAGTCTAAAACTGTTGCATAG
- a CDS encoding ABC transporter ATP-binding protein/permease has protein sequence MDGSDLFSQVRMMMSAFWVSPVRNQLIALGTGIFVLIVLIAVGQVAINRWNVPFYNALSDRNLSAFFHQLLIFFAIAGSILILNVSQTWLNQMFKLKLRDGLARDLVGEWLKPGRAFRLAKAGEIGVNPDQRLQEDARHLAETTSDLGINLLQSTVILVSFVGVLWSLSSGFVFHIWGYSFSIPGYMVWAAVFYAGSASLLSWFVGRSLVNHNANRYAREADFRFSLMRVNEHIDAVTLARGEADERRRLDRDLDAVLSAIKRIVIATTNLTWVTAGYGWFTIVAPILVAAPVYFSGGLTFGGLMMAVGAFTQVHNSLRWFVDNFGAIADWRATLLRVASFRQAIMRMDEIGHLDRQISIETNEAEQLTIDDLSISAPDGCLNLVEKNVVLHTSERLIVTGATESERSLLFRAVAGLWPWGSGRIGLPAGDRVVFIPHAPYIPPGSLHDAVVYPLNAADFSKKQVLEILKFAGLERLEPQIDRVLRWDRTLTADEQQSLALARLVLQNPSWVVIDGTLDGMDEDARKRAYSILTGPLQNACVIHIGKGLGHDGLFARHLHLEMDFHADPLRLPHQT, from the coding sequence ATGGACGGCAGCGATCTTTTCTCACAAGTTCGCATGATGATGAGCGCGTTCTGGGTCTCGCCGGTGCGAAACCAGCTGATTGCTTTGGGAACCGGCATTTTTGTTCTGATTGTGCTGATTGCTGTTGGACAGGTTGCTATCAACCGTTGGAACGTTCCTTTCTATAATGCACTTTCAGATCGCAATCTGAGCGCCTTCTTTCATCAGCTATTAATCTTCTTTGCGATTGCGGGATCCATCCTCATCCTCAATGTTTCGCAGACCTGGCTGAACCAGATGTTCAAGCTGAAGCTGCGTGACGGGCTGGCGCGTGATCTGGTGGGGGAGTGGCTGAAACCCGGTCGGGCATTTCGGCTGGCGAAAGCGGGTGAGATTGGCGTCAATCCCGATCAACGGCTTCAGGAAGATGCGCGGCATCTGGCTGAAACGACCAGTGATCTTGGTATCAACCTGTTGCAATCAACGGTCATTCTTGTCAGCTTCGTTGGCGTTTTATGGTCGCTTTCCAGCGGTTTTGTTTTTCATATCTGGGGCTATAGCTTCTCGATACCCGGCTATATGGTTTGGGCGGCGGTATTTTATGCCGGATCTGCATCGCTGCTTTCCTGGTTTGTGGGTCGCAGCCTTGTCAATCACAATGCCAATCGCTATGCGCGTGAAGCGGATTTTCGCTTTTCGCTGATGCGCGTCAATGAGCATATCGATGCTGTGACGCTAGCCCGTGGCGAAGCGGATGAGCGTCGCAGGCTGGATCGCGATCTTGATGCCGTGTTAAGTGCGATCAAGCGGATTGTCATTGCCACAACCAATCTCACATGGGTAACGGCTGGCTATGGCTGGTTCACCATTGTTGCACCAATTCTGGTTGCCGCGCCGGTTTATTTTTCGGGCGGGCTGACCTTCGGCGGATTGATGATGGCCGTCGGTGCCTTCACGCAGGTGCATAATTCGTTGCGCTGGTTCGTCGATAATTTTGGTGCCATTGCCGATTGGCGTGCAACGTTGTTGCGGGTTGCGAGCTTTCGTCAAGCAATCATGCGCATGGATGAGATCGGTCATCTTGATCGTCAGATCAGCATTGAAACCAATGAAGCCGAACAACTGACAATCGATGATCTGTCGATTTCAGCGCCTGATGGCTGTCTCAATCTTGTAGAAAAAAATGTCGTCCTCCATACCAGTGAACGTCTGATCGTGACCGGTGCAACGGAATCGGAGCGCAGTCTTTTGTTTCGTGCTGTGGCGGGGCTATGGCCTTGGGGGAGTGGGCGCATCGGCCTGCCTGCGGGCGATCGTGTCGTTTTCATTCCGCATGCGCCCTATATTCCGCCGGGCAGTCTTCATGATGCCGTGGTGTATCCCCTCAATGCTGCTGATTTCTCCAAAAAGCAGGTGCTTGAAATTCTTAAATTCGCGGGTCTTGAGCGACTGGAGCCACAGATCGATCGGGTTTTGCGCTGGGACCGTACGTTGACGGCTGACGAGCAACAGAGCCTCGCTTTAGCGCGACTTGTCCTGCAAAATCCAAGCTGGGTGGTGATTGACGGTACACTGGACGGAATGGACGAGGATGCGCGTAAACGCGCTTATTCTATCCTGACCGGTCCTTTACAGAATGCTTGCGTTATTCATATTGGAAAAGGTCTCGGGCATGATGGCCTGTTCGCACGCCATCTTCATTTGGAGATGGACTTTCACGCGGATCCGCTGCGACTACCTCATCAAACGTAG
- a CDS encoding pyridoxal phosphate-dependent aminotransferase, which yields MAFLADALSRVKPSATIAVSQKARELKAKGKDVIGLGAGEPDFDTPDNIKQAAIDAINRGETKYTPVAGIPELRQAIVAKFKRENGLDYKPEQVIVGTGGKQILFNALMATLNPGDEVIVPAPYWVSYPEMVAINGGTPVFVDTKIEDNFKLTARDLEKAITPKTKWLIFNSPSNPTGSAYTEAELKALTEVLVRHPHVWILTDDMYEHLVYGDFVFTTPAQIEPSLYDRTLTMNGVSKAYSMTGWRIGYAAGPLQLIKAMDMVQGQQTSGACSIAQWAAVEALNGTQDFIPENKKIFQARRDLVVSMLNQANGIHCPTPEGAFYVYPSCAGLIGKKTEAGKVIETDEDFVTELLEAEGVAVVHGSAFGLGPNFRISYATSEELLEEACSRIQRFCASLR from the coding sequence ATGGCATTTCTCGCCGACGCCCTTTCCCGTGTAAAGCCATCTGCAACCATCGCGGTCAGCCAGAAAGCACGTGAACTGAAAGCCAAGGGCAAGGACGTGATTGGTCTTGGTGCGGGTGAACCCGATTTTGATACACCAGACAATATCAAGCAGGCCGCCATTGACGCGATCAATCGCGGCGAAACCAAGTACACACCGGTTGCTGGTATTCCTGAGCTGCGTCAGGCCATCGTTGCCAAGTTCAAGCGCGAAAATGGTCTCGACTACAAGCCAGAACAGGTTATCGTCGGCACCGGCGGCAAACAAATCCTGTTCAATGCTTTGATGGCGACCCTGAACCCGGGCGATGAAGTGATCGTGCCCGCTCCATACTGGGTGAGCTACCCGGAAATGGTTGCGATCAACGGCGGCACACCGGTTTTCGTCGACACAAAAATCGAAGACAACTTCAAGCTGACAGCCCGCGACCTTGAAAAAGCGATCACGCCAAAAACCAAGTGGCTGATCTTCAACTCGCCATCGAACCCAACCGGCTCTGCATACACCGAAGCAGAGCTGAAGGCCCTGACAGAAGTTCTCGTTCGTCATCCCCATGTCTGGATCCTGACCGACGACATGTATGAGCACCTCGTCTATGGCGATTTCGTTTTCACGACGCCTGCGCAGATCGAGCCTTCGCTTTATGATCGCACGCTCACAATGAATGGCGTCTCTAAGGCTTATTCGATGACCGGCTGGCGCATTGGTTACGCCGCAGGTCCACTGCAGCTTATCAAAGCTATGGATATGGTTCAGGGTCAACAGACCTCCGGCGCTTGCTCCATCGCTCAGTGGGCCGCTGTTGAAGCGCTCAATGGCACGCAGGACTTCATTCCGGAAAACAAAAAGATCTTCCAGGCACGCCGTGATCTGGTCGTATCAATGCTCAACCAGGCAAACGGCATTCACTGCCCGACGCCGGAAGGTGCATTCTACGTCTACCCATCCTGTGCTGGTCTGATCGGCAAAAAGACCGAAGCTGGCAAGGTTATCGAAACAGACGAAGACTTCGTAACAGAATTGCTTGAAGCAGAAGGCGTCGCAGTTGTTCACGGTTCGGCGTTCGGCCTTGGACCAAACTTCCGCATTTCTTATGCGACATCCGAAGAACTGCTCGAAGAAGCCTGCTCGCGCATTCAGCGCTTCTGCGCAAGCCTGCGCTAA
- a CDS encoding glutathione S-transferase family protein, producing MLTIYSQPDSGNSYKPRLLLAKLGKPFKHVSVSSIDGSTRKPEYLAKNPNGKVPLLELEDGRFLAESNAMLLHLAEGTSYLPKDAYERALVYQWLFFEQYSHEPYIAVRRALMVYPERARDATPERLASTLTGGNKALGVMEEQLKKTPFLVGDHLTVADISLYAYTHEAHRGGFNMDAYPAIQSWLVRVAADAGHVPIDWLP from the coding sequence ATGCTCACGATCTATTCACAGCCAGATTCCGGAAATTCCTATAAGCCACGGCTTTTGCTGGCCAAACTTGGTAAGCCGTTCAAGCATGTCAGTGTTTCATCCATCGACGGTTCGACGCGAAAGCCTGAATATCTGGCAAAAAACCCTAACGGCAAGGTTCCCTTGCTGGAATTGGAAGATGGCCGTTTCCTTGCCGAATCGAACGCCATGCTTCTCCATCTGGCTGAAGGAACGTCCTATCTGCCGAAAGATGCGTATGAGCGGGCGCTGGTTTATCAGTGGCTGTTCTTTGAGCAATATAGCCATGAACCTTATATTGCGGTGCGCCGCGCCTTGATGGTCTATCCGGAGCGTGCCCGTGACGCGACGCCTGAACGTCTGGCATCGACGCTTACAGGTGGAAACAAGGCGCTCGGCGTTATGGAAGAGCAGCTGAAGAAGACGCCCTTTTTGGTCGGCGATCACCTGACTGTGGCTGATATTTCGCTTTACGCCTATACGCACGAAGCACATCGCGGCGGTTTCAATATGGACGCCTATCCGGCGATCCAATCATGGCTTGTGCGTGTTGCTGCCGATGCGGGCCATGTTCCGATAGATTGGCTGCCTTGA
- a CDS encoding cold-shock protein — protein sequence MATGTVKWFNTTKGFGFIQPDQGGTDIFVHISAVQRAGLATLDEGQKISYEIVEDRRSGRSSADNLVAA from the coding sequence ATGGCTACGGGAACAGTTAAGTGGTTCAACACGACCAAGGGCTTCGGCTTCATTCAGCCTGATCAGGGCGGCACGGACATTTTCGTTCACATCTCCGCTGTTCAGCGCGCTGGTCTGGCCACACTCGATGAAGGCCAGAAGATTTCTTACGAAATCGTCGAAGACCGTCGTTCGGGTCGTTCGTCTGCAGACAACCTCGTCGCAGCATAA
- a CDS encoding neutral zinc metallopeptidase → MRWQGRRQSDNVEDVRGQQSGGLGGGFRGGGMGGGPGFRIIRGGGISGILILVVMFFVLRAIGIDPLPFLFGDGSIQSTQTSQQSNGGKAANDEATQFARTILAETEDVWNGIFQARGQTYSPPTMVIFSNGVQSACGMASSASGPFYCPGDRKLYLDLTFFNELATKFGASGDFANAYVIAHEVGHHVQNLLGILPRFNQMRQQMNEAQANQMSVRVELQADCFAGVWGYYTDQKGILEAGDLQEAINAAHQIGDDTLQKRSQGYVVPESFNHGTSAQRAKWFQRGFDSGKLESCDTFSGDI, encoded by the coding sequence ATGCGTTGGCAAGGCCGTAGACAAAGCGATAATGTCGAAGATGTACGTGGACAGCAAAGCGGCGGCTTGGGCGGTGGTTTTCGCGGCGGCGGTATGGGTGGTGGACCGGGATTCCGCATTATACGCGGCGGTGGTATCTCCGGTATTCTCATTCTTGTTGTGATGTTCTTCGTGCTGCGGGCCATCGGTATCGATCCGCTGCCGTTTTTGTTTGGTGACGGCAGTATTCAATCAACGCAAACATCGCAGCAGAGCAATGGCGGCAAAGCTGCCAATGACGAGGCAACGCAATTTGCCCGTACTATTCTCGCCGAGACGGAAGATGTCTGGAACGGCATTTTTCAGGCACGCGGACAAACCTATTCACCACCGACAATGGTCATCTTCTCCAATGGTGTGCAGTCGGCTTGTGGTATGGCTTCATCCGCATCAGGGCCGTTCTACTGTCCCGGTGATCGCAAGCTCTATCTCGATCTGACATTCTTCAACGAACTCGCAACCAAGTTTGGTGCGTCGGGCGATTTCGCAAATGCTTATGTGATTGCGCATGAGGTCGGGCACCATGTACAGAACCTGCTTGGTATTCTGCCGCGCTTTAATCAGATGCGTCAGCAAATGAATGAAGCACAGGCCAACCAGATGTCGGTGCGTGTTGAATTACAGGCAGATTGCTTTGCAGGTGTGTGGGGCTATTACACTGACCAGAAGGGTATTCTGGAGGCGGGTGACCTTCAAGAAGCGATCAATGCCGCACATCAGATTGGTGACGATACATTGCAAAAGCGCTCACAAGGTTATGTGGTACCGGAAAGCTTCAATCACGGCACGTCTGCACAGCGCGCAAAATGGTTTCAGCGTGGCTTTGATAGCGGAAAGCTTGAATCCTGCGATACATTCAGCGGCGATATTTGA
- the carB gene encoding carbamoyl-phosphate synthase large subunit: protein MPKRTDIKSILIIGAGPIVIGQACEFDYSGTQACKALKEEGYRIILVNSNPATIMTDPDLADATYIEPITPEVVAKIIAKERPDALLPTMGGQTALNTALSLRRMGVLERYNVEMIGANAEAIDKAEDRALFREAMDKIGLDTPNSMLANATEIKDEDRKLHEAKRKEVKAQYSGDELDKALDKLETEWQLGEVERKQRYMSHALAKAAQALDFVGLPAIIRPSFTLGGTGGGIAYNRQEFFEIIERGLDASPTTEVLIEESVLGWKEYEMEVVRDKADNCIIICSIENLDPMGVHTGDSITVAPALTLTDKEYQIMRNASIAVLREIGVETGGSNVQFAINPANGRMIVIEMNPRVSRSSALASKATGFPIAKVAAKLAVGYTLDELDNDITGGATPASFEPSIDYVVTKIPRFAFEKFPGSSPILTTAMKSVGEVMAIGRTFQESLQKALRGLETGLTGLDEISIPNIEEGDEKNAIRAAIGTPTPDRLRMVAQAMRLGLSTEQIHDVSKIDPWFLEQMEEIVNTEARIREHGLPQDAENLRKLKSMGFSDARLAGLIGKDAEDVAKLRNELDVHPVFKRIDTCAAEFASPTAYMYSTYETPFVGQPRSEAEVSDRKKVVILGGGPNRIGQGIEFDYCCCHAAFALNDADYEAIMINCNPETVSTDYDTPDRLYFEPLTAEDVLEILRVEQEKGTLHGVIVQFGGQTPLKLANALEKAGIPILGTSPDAIDLAEDRDRFQKLLIKLGLNQPKNGIAYSVEQARLIVADLGFPLVVRPSYVLGGRAMQIIHDERGLQTYLLDTVPELVPEDIKAKYPNDKTGQINTLLGKNPLLFDTYLTQAIEVDVDCLCDGKDSFVSGIMEHIEEAGIHSGDSACSLPVHTLSKEIVAELERQTALLAKALNVGGLMNVQFAIKNDEIFILEVNPRASRTVPFVAKTIGTPIAKVAARIMAGESLNDAINAYGGKPQPNARPHIAVKEAVFPFARFPGVDTLLGPEMRSTGEVMGLDYDYALAFAKAQLGAGVELPREGTVFVSVRDEDKERVLGPVRKLAGIGFKVMATGGTQQFLVANGVEATKINKVIEGRPHVEDAIRNRQIHLVFNTTDSASAVSDSKSIRRATLMQKLPYYTTMAGAEAAAEAIAALKAGSMEVRPLQDYFRA, encoded by the coding sequence ATGCCGAAACGTACAGATATCAAGTCGATCCTGATCATCGGCGCGGGGCCAATTGTTATCGGTCAGGCTTGCGAATTTGATTATTCCGGCACGCAGGCCTGTAAGGCTTTGAAAGAGGAAGGCTACCGCATCATCCTCGTCAATTCCAATCCGGCCACCATCATGACCGACCCGGATCTGGCAGACGCAACTTACATCGAACCAATTACCCCGGAAGTTGTTGCGAAGATCATCGCGAAGGAACGCCCGGATGCGCTTCTTCCAACGATGGGTGGTCAGACTGCACTCAACACTGCGTTGTCGCTCCGCCGCATGGGCGTTCTCGAGCGTTACAATGTCGAGATGATCGGTGCGAATGCAGAAGCCATCGACAAGGCGGAGGACCGTGCCCTGTTCCGCGAAGCTATGGACAAGATCGGCCTTGATACGCCAAATTCCATGCTCGCCAACGCGACGGAAATCAAAGACGAAGACCGCAAACTGCACGAAGCCAAACGCAAGGAAGTCAAGGCACAGTATTCGGGCGATGAGCTCGATAAGGCACTCGACAAGCTCGAAACCGAATGGCAGCTCGGCGAAGTTGAACGCAAACAGCGCTATATGAGCCATGCGCTTGCCAAAGCTGCACAGGCTCTGGATTTTGTGGGTCTTCCAGCCATTATCCGCCCAAGCTTTACGCTCGGCGGCACCGGCGGCGGCATCGCCTATAACCGTCAGGAATTTTTCGAGATCATCGAACGCGGTCTGGATGCATCGCCAACGACCGAAGTGCTGATCGAAGAGTCGGTTCTCGGCTGGAAAGAATATGAAATGGAAGTCGTCCGCGACAAAGCGGATAACTGCATCATCATCTGCTCGATCGAAAACCTCGATCCGATGGGCGTGCATACTGGTGACTCTATCACAGTAGCTCCTGCACTGACGCTCACCGACAAAGAATACCAGATCATGCGTAACGCCTCGATTGCGGTGCTCCGCGAAATCGGCGTTGAAACCGGCGGCTCGAACGTCCAGTTTGCGATCAATCCGGCCAACGGCCGTATGATCGTCATCGAAATGAACCCACGCGTCTCGCGTTCATCGGCACTCGCTTCCAAGGCCACCGGCTTCCCGATTGCCAAGGTCGCGGCCAAGCTCGCGGTCGGCTACACACTGGACGAACTCGACAACGACATCACTGGCGGCGCAACGCCTGCCTCATTCGAACCATCGATTGACTATGTTGTCACCAAAATCCCGCGCTTCGCCTTTGAAAAATTCCCTGGCTCGTCGCCAATCCTGACGACGGCTATGAAGTCCGTGGGTGAAGTTATGGCTATCGGCCGTACTTTCCAGGAGAGCTTGCAGAAGGCGCTTCGCGGCCTTGAAACAGGTCTGACCGGCCTCGATGAAATCTCGATCCCCAACATTGAAGAAGGTGACGAGAAAAACGCGATCCGCGCCGCTATCGGCACACCAACGCCAGACCGCCTGCGCATGGTGGCACAGGCCATGCGCCTTGGCCTCAGCACGGAGCAGATACACGACGTATCGAAGATCGATCCATGGTTCCTTGAGCAGATGGAAGAGATCGTCAACACGGAAGCGCGCATCCGTGAACATGGCCTGCCACAGGACGCAGAAAACCTGCGCAAGCTTAAGTCCATGGGCTTCTCCGATGCACGCCTTGCAGGCTTGATCGGCAAGGATGCCGAAGACGTCGCAAAGCTGCGCAATGAACTTGACGTTCATCCGGTCTTTAAGCGCATTGATACATGTGCTGCGGAATTCGCATCACCAACAGCATACATGTATTCGACTTATGAAACGCCTTTTGTCGGCCAGCCACGCTCGGAAGCTGAGGTTTCGGATCGCAAGAAGGTGGTGATTCTGGGTGGCGGTCCAAACCGTATTGGTCAGGGCATCGAGTTCGATTATTGCTGCTGCCATGCAGCCTTCGCGCTCAATGACGCCGATTATGAAGCCATCATGATCAACTGTAACCCGGAAACCGTATCGACCGATTACGACACTCCCGACCGCCTCTATTTCGAACCGCTGACTGCCGAAGACGTTCTGGAAATCCTGCGCGTTGAGCAGGAAAAAGGCACACTTCATGGCGTGATCGTACAGTTTGGTGGCCAGACGCCGCTCAAGCTTGCGAACGCACTCGAGAAGGCCGGCATTCCAATTCTCGGCACTTCACCGGATGCTATTGATCTCGCCGAAGATCGTGACCGCTTCCAGAAGCTATTGATCAAGCTGGGTCTCAATCAGCCAAAGAACGGCATCGCCTATTCGGTTGAACAGGCTCGCCTGATCGTAGCCGATCTTGGCTTCCCGCTGGTTGTTCGTCCGTCCTATGTTCTGGGTGGTCGCGCCATGCAGATCATTCACGACGAACGCGGTTTGCAGACCTATCTCCTCGACACCGTTCCAGAATTGGTGCCTGAAGACATCAAGGCCAAATATCCGAATGACAAGACTGGCCAGATCAACACGCTTCTCGGCAAGAACCCCCTTCTTTTCGATACCTACCTGACACAGGCTATCGAAGTAGACGTTGATTGCCTTTGCGACGGCAAGGACAGCTTTGTCTCCGGCATCATGGAGCATATCGAAGAGGCTGGTATCCATTCGGGTGACTCCGCATGTTCCCTGCCAGTCCACACGCTTTCGAAAGAAATCGTCGCTGAACTGGAACGCCAGACAGCATTGCTTGCCAAGGCGCTCAATGTTGGCGGCCTGATGAACGTACAATTTGCCATCAAGAACGATGAAATCTTCATTCTTGAAGTCAATCCACGCGCATCGCGTACTGTCCCATTCGTGGCCAAGACAATCGGTACACCAATTGCCAAGGTTGCAGCCCGCATCATGGCTGGTGAAAGCCTCAACGACGCAATCAACGCCTATGGCGGCAAGCCACAGCCGAATGCCCGCCCGCACATCGCGGTCAAGGAAGCTGTGTTCCCGTTTGCCCGTTTCCCCGGCGTTGACACGCTGCTCGGACCGGAAATGCGTTCGACCGGCGAAGTCATGGGCCTCGATTATGATTACGCTCTCGCTTTTGCCAAAGCTCAGCTTGGCGCTGGCGTTGAACTTCCACGTGAAGGTACGGTTTTCGTATCGGTTCGCGATGAAGACAAGGAGCGTGTGCTTGGTCCAGTGCGCAAACTGGCAGGCATTGGTTTCAAGGTCATGGCAACGGGCGGCACCCAGCAGTTCCTCGTTGCAAATGGTGTAGAAGCGACCAAGATCAACAAGGTTATCGAGGGCCGTCCACACGTTGAAGACGCGATCCGTAACCGTCAGATCCACCTGGTGTTCAACACAACCGATAGCGCGAGTGCCGTATCCGATAGCAAGTCGATCCGTCGTGCAACGCTGATGCAGAAACTGCCTTACTACACCACCATGGCAGGTGCAGAGGCCGCTGCCGAAGCTATTGCAGCGCTGAAGGCTGGTTCCATGGAAGTTCGTCCGCTGCAAGACTACTTCCGCGCATAA
- a CDS encoding LysR family transcriptional regulator, with the protein MVAPLDWDKLRIFHAAAEAGSFTHAAQTLHLSQSAISRQVSALEQDVGVPLFHRHARGLILTEQGETLYRTAHDVLMKLENVRSKLAESKEKPTGRLRVTTTVGLGSGWLIERIQEFVELYPDIQLQLILDNEELDLTMRHADCAIRLRQPQQPDLIQRRLFTVHMHVYASAGYVSKHGKLSSIEEIDQHRVVTFGEPAPSYLTGLNWLEVAGRTDGSSRIPVLQVNNLLSIRRAVQRGVGIAVLPDYMADKESGLVQLLPELEEIPSFDTFFCYPEALKNSAKLHAFRDFLFSKARNWTF; encoded by the coding sequence GTGGTCGCACCACTCGACTGGGATAAACTGCGCATCTTCCACGCTGCCGCAGAGGCGGGGTCCTTTACCCATGCCGCGCAGACATTGCATCTGTCGCAATCAGCTATTTCGCGGCAAGTCAGCGCGTTGGAGCAGGATGTCGGCGTTCCGCTGTTTCATCGCCACGCGCGCGGTTTGATCCTGACGGAGCAGGGTGAAACACTCTACCGTACCGCTCATGACGTGTTGATGAAGCTTGAAAATGTCCGGTCCAAGCTTGCTGAAAGCAAGGAGAAACCGACGGGACGTCTGCGTGTCACAACAACTGTCGGTCTTGGTTCGGGTTGGCTGATTGAGCGTATTCAGGAGTTTGTTGAACTGTATCCTGATATTCAGTTACAGCTTATCCTTGATAATGAAGAGCTGGATCTGACTATGCGTCATGCGGATTGTGCAATCCGTTTGCGTCAGCCGCAGCAGCCTGACCTCATTCAACGTCGTCTGTTTACAGTGCATATGCATGTCTATGCGTCGGCAGGGTATGTTTCCAAGCATGGAAAGCTGAGTTCCATCGAAGAGATTGACCAGCATCGCGTTGTGACCTTCGGTGAGCCTGCACCAAGCTATCTGACGGGGCTTAACTGGCTTGAAGTTGCCGGGCGAACAGACGGCAGCTCGCGTATTCCGGTCTTGCAGGTGAACAATCTCCTGTCGATCCGTCGGGCTGTGCAGCGTGGCGTCGGGATTGCAGTTCTGCCGGACTATATGGCCGATAAGGAATCGGGTCTGGTACAGCTTCTGCCGGAGCTTGAGGAAATCCCGTCCTTCGATACATTCTTCTGTTATCCAGAAGCTTTGAAGAACTCGGCCAAGCTTCATGCCTTCCGCGACTTCCTGTTCTCGAAGGCGAGAAACTGGACGTTCTGA